The Pseudomonas putida nucleotide sequence ATGCCCGACGTCGGCGAACGTCAGCTGCTCAGGATGCTCTGCACGCTCGTCCCGCACGGTGCCAATCAGGCGGTATTGGTCCTTTTCGCCATAGCACAGCAGCAGCACGAAGTCGGACTTATCAAACGCGATGTGTGCCTCACCTGCAGGTTCGATACCCGTTACCCGAACATCCGCCACATAAAAAAGCTGCTTGTAGGTACCGCCCTCGAAACCACTGCCAAGGGCATGACGAACGAGCGAATGGGCGCCATCACACCCGGCCAAATACGCCGCAGTGCATGCCACTTCCTGCCCATCAGCCTGTTTCAGTGTGGCGGTGACATGGCTTTCCCCTTCTTCGAAGGACAGCAGTTCGGTTTGCCGTTCCACGTTCACGCCCAGCGCATGGAGCTGCTGCTCCAGCAAGCGCTCATGACGGTCCTGGGGATAGATCAACACGAAGGGGTAGGCAGAAATCGCCGCGCCGGCATCCGTCAAGGGGATGCGTGCTCTGCGCCGGCCTCGGGCCCACAGGTTCATGGCCGGTGTCTTGTAGCCGGCATCGATCACCGCCTCGGCGAGGTCAAGCTGGCGATAGAGCTCCAGCGTGCGGGCTTGAACGGCCATGGCACGCGACGCTTCGCCCGGGCCGCTGCTCTTGTCGATGATCCTGACGGCAACACCCTGCCGGGTGAGCCAAAGCGCCAGCGTCAGCCCGGTCGGGCCGGCACCTGCAATGAGAACGTCGGTTTGCGCCATGATCTCATCTCGCACACTAAAGGTTGTTTGAGGCCAGCACGCCCTGAATCTCGGCGACCACCTGCTGTGTCGCGTCTTCGACCGTTCCTTCGTTACGACACAGCACCCAGCCATGGTCGGCAACCGCCCGCTCGAATGCCTCGGTACAGGCGACCTGCTCATCCAGCCGGCGGATCACCGTACTGCCCAGCCCCCGCGTACGTGCCGCTGCCCTCGCCCAGGAGGTGTCAGGCGAGGTGACCACGCCGACATGCAGGTCCGGCACTTGCACGTTGCGCTCGCGGTTCATCTGCAGGATCTCGGCAAACGGGACTGCCCGGCGAAAGGCGGCATCGGAGGGGTACCAGCGATCGATCAGGATGATGCTGTTGGCCGGTTGCCTGGGCAGCACGTTGCGGGAAATCCACGCGCGGCTGTCGGCCAGGCGCGCACAGACCTTCAGTTCCAGCTCCTGGCAGGGGTTTCTTGCCAAGTGATTGACCAGCGCCATGGTCTCGCCCCTGAAGGGGTCGCTTTTCTTCTCGCACAGCCGGATCACCTTCCTGTTGTCTGCCCTCAGGGCTTGGGTAACAGCCTCCAGCAAGGTGGTCTTGCCGGTGCCCTTTGGGCCATCGAGCGCGATGAATAGTGGACGATTCATTTTTCAATACTGCTTGCGAGCTGCTCTGGATACCGAGAACCACATGATGCACCGAAACGTTGCCACGGTCTCGCCTGTCTGCCTGATGGCCATAAACAGGCAGGAGTACATTTGTACTCCGCCTGTATTTCGCCATCCTGATGCTCAGATCTGTGCCTGGCCACCGTCCACGAATAGCTCCGCCCCGTTGACGAAGCTGGCATCGTCGCTGGCCAGGAACACCGCCGCATTGGCGATCTCGACCGGCTCGCCCACCCGCCCCAGCGGCACCTGCGCCGCCAGATAATCCAGCAGGCCCTGCTGTTGCCCGGCATCCGGCCCGGCGAGCTCGACCAGCCCGGGAGTACGTGTGGCGCCTGGGCTGAGCGTATTGACCCGGACTGCGCGGTCCTTCAGGTCCAGGATCCAGCTACGGGCCAAGGCCCGCACGGCGGCCTTGGAAGCCGAATACACACTGAATGCCGCCGTACCGGAGCTGCCGGCCGTGGAGCCAGTCAGAATGATCGATGCGTTCTGCGCCAGCAGCGGCAGCGCCTTCTGCACGGTAAACAGCACCCCTTTCACGTTGCGGTCGAAGGTATCGTCATAGTGGGCCTCGGTAATCTCGCCCAGGGGCAGCATGGAACCGCCGCCAGCGTTGGCAAACAGCACATCCAGGCGCCCTTTTTCCTGACCGATGCGGGCATAGAGTTCATCCAGTTGCTCCAGCCGGGTGGAGTCGACCGCAATGCCGGTGGCATTGCCAACCAGCGCCACGGCCTTGTCCAGCTCCGCCTGACGGCGCCCGGTGATGTAGACATGGGCCCCCTCCTCGGCAAAGCGTTTTGCCGTGGCCAGGCCGATGCCGGTGGTGCCGCCAGTGACCAGTGCGATCTTGCCTTCGAGTTTCTTGCTCATGGTGTTTCTCCCGTAGAGGTGGTGAGTTGCTGTGAGGAGAAGCGTATCGACTAACCTGTCCTTTCAAAATAGAATCATTCGAAAGCCATCATTACAGAAATGAAATGCCAAGAATTCCGGATTTCGAAGGCCTGGCGATGTTCGCCAAAGTGGCCGAAGAAGGCTCTTACGCCGCAGCCTCAAGGACCATGGGCGTGTCAGTGCCCACGGTCTCGCGTGCGGTAGCGCGCCTTGAAGAACGACTGGGTGCGCGCCTGTTCAACCGTACCTCGCGCCAGCTCTCACTGACGGAATTCGGCCAGCGCATGGTCGAGCAAGCCAGTGCGCTGTATCGCCAGGCCGAGGAAATGGAAAGCGAAGCCCAGGAGCTGTCGGTGCAACCGCGCGGGCTGGTGCGCCTGGCCGTGCCGATGTCCTTCGGCTTGCGCTGGGTCGCGCCGCTGCTGCCCGAGTTGCTGGCGCAATACCCTGGGCTGGAACTCGACCTGCATCTGTCCGACTCGACCGTCGACCTGGTCGCCGAGGGTTTCGACGCAGCCTTGCGCATCGCCGCCCTGCCCGACTCATCACTGGTGGCGCGGCGTATCTGTGCGGTAAGCCAGTACCTGGTAGCGGCGCCGTCCTACCTTGCCCGCCATGGCCACCCCACGCACCCGCGCGAGCTGGCTGGCCATGCCTGCATGAGCTACGCCTACCGCGCCCGCAGCCAGGTCTGGCGCTTCAGCCACGCCGACGGCAGCGAGCACGACGTGACGCCCCGCGGGCCGCTGCGGGTGACCAACTCGGATGCCTTGATCGCGCCCTTGCTGGCGGGCATGGCGATTGCCGAACTACCGGAATTCATCGCCGCCGAGTACCTCGCCGACGGCCGCCTCGAGCAGCTGCTGCCCGCATGGCGGATGACCCAAGGGGGCCTGTACTTCGTGACCCCGTCCGCACGTACTCGGCCGCGCAAGGTCCAGGCACTGGCCGATTTCTTCGTGGAACGGTTGTCGAGCCCGCAGTGGCGATTGCAGCCGCCCGGGTAGCGCCGGGGCTTTCTGCTGTACTGTACGTCACGTGTTTCCCTCTTATTTCCAGGCACCGGCCCAATGACCTCTGACCCTCAAGTAAACCTGACCAACTGTGATCGTGAGCCGATCCAGGTTCCAGGCAGCATTCAACCCCACGGCTGCTTGCTCGCCTGCGATGCGTCAGCGACGGTCGTGCTGCGTCATTCGCTGAACTTGCCGCAGATGCTTGGGGTGACGGGCGCAATCAATGGTCAGAAATTGCACGCCGTGCTGGGCGAAGAAGTGGCCCACACCCTGCGCAACTCGCTTGCCCGCACCCGCGAAGGCACGCGGCCATCGCAGACCTTCAACGTGCAGCTGCCTTCAGGCCAGGCGTTCGATGTCTCGGCCCATGTGTTCAAAGGCACTGCGATCATCGAGTTCGAGCCCGCCGGCGCCAGCATTGCCGAGCCCATCGAACTCGCACGCACGCTGAT carries:
- a CDS encoding dTMP kinase, encoding MNRPLFIALDGPKGTGKTTLLEAVTQALRADNRKVIRLCEKKSDPFRGETMALVNHLARNPCQELELKVCARLADSRAWISRNVLPRQPANSIILIDRWYPSDAAFRRAVPFAEILQMNRERNVQVPDLHVGVVTSPDTSWARAAARTRGLGSTVIRRLDEQVACTEAFERAVADHGWVLCRNEGTVEDATQQVVAEIQGVLASNNL
- a CDS encoding SDR family NAD(P)-dependent oxidoreductase encodes the protein MSKKLEGKIALVTGGTTGIGLATAKRFAEEGAHVYITGRRQAELDKAVALVGNATGIAVDSTRLEQLDELYARIGQEKGRLDVLFANAGGGSMLPLGEITEAHYDDTFDRNVKGVLFTVQKALPLLAQNASIILTGSTAGSSGTAAFSVYSASKAAVRALARSWILDLKDRAVRVNTLSPGATRTPGLVELAGPDAGQQQGLLDYLAAQVPLGRVGEPVEIANAAVFLASDDASFVNGAELFVDGGQAQI
- a CDS encoding LysR family transcriptional regulator, whose amino-acid sequence is MPRIPDFEGLAMFAKVAEEGSYAAASRTMGVSVPTVSRAVARLEERLGARLFNRTSRQLSLTEFGQRMVEQASALYRQAEEMESEAQELSVQPRGLVRLAVPMSFGLRWVAPLLPELLAQYPGLELDLHLSDSTVDLVAEGFDAALRIAALPDSSLVARRICAVSQYLVAAPSYLARHGHPTHPRELAGHACMSYAYRARSQVWRFSHADGSEHDVTPRGPLRVTNSDALIAPLLAGMAIAELPEFIAAEYLADGRLEQLLPAWRMTQGGLYFVTPSARTRPRKVQALADFFVERLSSPQWRLQPPG